The DNA region GAAGGCTAAGCCAGGGGAGAATGTAGCGGCTGCCACAATGGCGTTGCTCAAGAGTACATTTCCCGCCATTTGGGTCGCTAATTAACTAATAATCAATTTAGTATAAAATAGTATTCCGCCCGATTTACCGGCTTTATACTATTATAAACTATCTAGTACACAACTGATTAAGCGTGCTTTATGAGTGTGCTTCGCATCAGGTTCGTTACCGGCTAACTTTCGGAATACGGACAGCCTTACACCGACCCGACTGTCGAACGTACCTAAGTCCCGGAGCGGTGGTAGCTTGCCGGCATGAAAGAGCTGCTCCTAGCCCTGCTGCTGCCGGCCTACTCGACGCACGCGCAAAGCCTTCCTACCCCCCCAACGCCCACAGAACTGGCCCCACCCGCCGGACAGGAAGCGCCCACGCCCTTTAAGCTCGCCAATGTAATTGTGGTGCATACCCCTGACAGCGCCCGCACTGCGTACCGCAAATTGGCCACCCTGCTACTGGCCCAGGGCTACCAACTCGCAGAGACAGATTCAGCGCAAGGACGGATTACCACCGATTACCATCGCTCGGCCTACCGCCGGATTAAGGTGTCGCTACATTTTGTGATTATCGCGCAAGCAACCGGGTCCCTCATCGAAGAGCAGGCCATCGGCCAAGTCACGACGGCGGATAGTCGGTTTGGCGTGGAGTGCCGGGGAACGCCGAACATGCCCATCGCCTGTGCCTGGTCCGAGATGTGGCGCTTGGCCAGCCGCTACCCGGCGGGTTCGCTGGCCTACAAACGGGAGTAGCCGGCGCGCAGTCAATCACTACCCGTGCTCGGACGGTAGTGGACGCCGGGATAGCTAGCGGGAAGATAATGCCGCTGATTTTTGCCTACGTGCCAGCCCACTAGTTGCTTAATTGTGGTAGCTATGCAACGATGTTGTTGCCGCGATGCAGGGCGGGCAGGAGTTCCCAGTTGCTTAATTGTGGTAGCTATGCAACCCCTGGCCAGGAAAATAGACCCAGCTACCTTACCCGGCCTATCCTTAGGGGGTACTAGCGCTCTTTTCTTTAGCTCCTTTCCCATGCGTGGTCTGCCCCACTTTCTGCTCCTGCTGTGCGCTGGGCTGCTCCTGAGTAGTCGACCACGCTTCGCGCACGCCCAGGCCCGCCAGCCCTGGGTCGCCACCACGGATACCCATACGGCCGTGGTGCACGCCGACGGTACCCTCTGGAGCTGGGGAATGAACAGCAATGGACAACTGGGGGATGGCACCACGACCGACCACCTGACCCCGGCCCAGGTGGGGACGGACAGCACCTGGCAGCGGGTAGCCGTGAGCAGCAGCAATACCTACGCCCTGAAGCGGGATGGCTCGCTCTGGAGTTGGGGAGCGAATAGCAGTGGGCAGCTCGGCACGGGTACCACTGGGGCCGACCAGTGCCTGCCTGGGCGGGTGGGAACCGGCCTGGAGTGGGGGAGTGTCACGGCGGGCGAAGGGTTTGCCCTGGCGCTCCAGCGCGATGGCTCCCTTTGGGCCTGGGGTACCAACTCCGACGGTCAACTCGGGGATGGCTCCACCAGCCCCCGCCCCAGTCCGGGGCGCGTGGTAGGAGCTAGCTCGTGGCGGCACGTCACGGCGGGGGCCTCCCACGTGGTGGCCATTCAGCAAGACGGTACCCTCTGGCTATGGGGCTATAATGGGCAGGGCCAGTTGGGCAACGGTCAGCAAACGGGCATTACTCATGGTAACGCGCCTACCGCGGTGCCCCACCAGCTGGGCACGGCGCACACCTGGGTGAGTGGGGCGGCGGGTGCCTATAACTCGGGGGCGGTGCAGCAGGATGGCACGGTGTGGACGTGGGGCTACGGGTACTTCCTCGGGCCGGGCCTGAGCAGCCAGCTTACGCCCCAACCCGTGACGCTGCCTGTACCCGCCCGCAGCGTCGGGCTGGGCGCGCGTACGACGCTCGTCGTAGCCTGCGACGGCACCCTCTGGGGCTACGGATATTCGTACTACGGGGAACTCGGCGACGGCACCTACTCCCCCCATGATTCCCCCGCCCGACTGACGGCGGGCCACACGTGGACGCAGGTGGTCATGGGGCAACAGCACGCCGTCGCCCTCCAACCGGACGGCAGCGTC from Hymenobacter psoromatis includes:
- a CDS encoding RCC1-like domain-containing protein; translation: MRGLPHFLLLLCAGLLLSSRPRFAHAQARQPWVATTDTHTAVVHADGTLWSWGMNSNGQLGDGTTTDHLTPAQVGTDSTWQRVAVSSSNTYALKRDGSLWSWGANSSGQLGTGTTGADQCLPGRVGTGLEWGSVTAGEGFALALQRDGSLWAWGTNSDGQLGDGSTSPRPSPGRVVGASSWRHVTAGASHVVAIQQDGTLWLWGYNGQGQLGNGQQTGITHGNAPTAVPHQLGTAHTWVSGAAGAYNSGAVQQDGTVWTWGYGYFLGPGLSSQLTPQPVTLPVPARSVGLGARTTLVVACDGTLWGYGYSYYGELGDGTYSPHDSPARLTAGHTWTQVVMGQQHAVALQPDGSVWAWGANEVGALGHPSLATFAVFAPRQAEPATTWASVSTGDFHTLAVQRDGSLWSWGQNSWGEAGDGTTTPRRLPTQVGTATTWQLVAAGSSHSLALRRDGTLWAWGFNNRGQLGDGTTDSRVTPQQVGAATTWTSVVAGNSHNAALRQDGTLWVWGANEKGQLGLGLGVDQQSLTPQPVGTARWRSVAVGVFHTLAVRADSTLWAWGDNTYGQLGDGTAGGQRATPVQVGQRHDWVSVGAGGRHSLAIRSDGTL